From Micromonospora echinospora, one genomic window encodes:
- a CDS encoding acVLRF1 family peptidyl-tRNA hydrolase, with protein sequence MRSWPAPGGGRWIEVEPARVARWVEGFATRHGAPATTGQPYGLLLTAPDGATAALHTPPGAPATPDVTGFAAAATANRRIGLLLARKGGVAVGVADGDKLTVSKVDTRYVQGRTAAGGWSQQRFARRRDNQAKAVLGDAADLAVRLLLPEASTLTALVTGGDRRAIDTVLADRRLAPLAALRADRHLDVPEPRHPVLLAAIPAAHAVHVLVHDPE encoded by the coding sequence ATGCGCAGTTGGCCGGCACCGGGTGGGGGACGCTGGATCGAGGTCGAGCCGGCCCGGGTCGCCCGCTGGGTCGAGGGTTTCGCCACCCGGCACGGCGCCCCGGCCACCACCGGTCAGCCGTACGGGCTGCTGCTGACCGCGCCGGACGGCGCGACCGCCGCACTGCACACCCCGCCCGGCGCGCCGGCCACCCCGGACGTGACCGGCTTCGCGGCGGCGGCCACCGCGAACCGCCGCATCGGCCTGCTGCTGGCCCGCAAGGGCGGCGTGGCGGTGGGCGTCGCCGACGGCGACAAGCTGACCGTCTCCAAGGTCGACACCCGGTACGTGCAGGGGCGCACCGCCGCCGGAGGCTGGTCCCAGCAGCGGTTCGCCCGCCGCCGTGACAACCAGGCCAAGGCGGTCCTCGGCGACGCCGCCGACCTGGCCGTCCGTCTCCTGCTGCCCGAGGCGTCGACGCTCACCGCCCTGGTCACCGGCGGTGACCGCCGCGCGATCGACACCGTCCTCGCCGACCGGCGCCTCGCCCCGCTGGCGGCGCTACGCGCCGACCGTCACCTCGACGTCCCCGAACCCCGCCACCCCGTGCTGCTCGCCGCCATCCCGGCCGCCCACGCCGTCCACGTCCTCGTCCACGACCCCGAGTGA
- the sufC gene encoding Fe-S cluster assembly ATPase SufC codes for MSTLEIRDLKVSVKLPEGELKPILAGVDLTVKSGETHAIMGPNGSGKSTLAYSIAGHPKYEITGGTVTLDGVDVLEMSVDERARAGLFLAMQYPVEIPGVSVANFLRTAKTAIDGAAPKLRTWGGELRGAMERLQMDPAFAQRNVNEGFSGGEKKRHEIVQLELLKPKIAVLDETDSGLDVDALRVVSEGVNRVRDTGDTGLLLITHYTRILRYIKPDFVHVFVAGRIVEQGGPELADKLEAEGYERYVAGAGAARA; via the coding sequence ATGAGCACCCTGGAGATCCGCGACCTGAAGGTGTCGGTCAAGCTGCCCGAGGGTGAGCTCAAGCCGATCCTGGCCGGCGTCGACCTGACCGTGAAGTCGGGCGAGACGCACGCCATCATGGGCCCGAACGGCTCCGGCAAGTCGACCCTGGCGTACTCGATCGCCGGTCACCCGAAGTACGAGATCACCGGCGGCACGGTGACCCTCGACGGCGTCGACGTCCTGGAGATGTCCGTCGACGAGCGGGCCCGCGCCGGCCTCTTCCTGGCCATGCAGTACCCGGTCGAGATCCCCGGCGTCTCGGTGGCGAACTTCCTGCGTACCGCCAAGACCGCCATCGACGGCGCGGCCCCGAAGCTGCGCACCTGGGGCGGCGAGCTGCGCGGCGCGATGGAGCGGCTCCAGATGGACCCGGCCTTCGCCCAGCGCAACGTCAACGAGGGCTTCTCCGGCGGTGAGAAGAAGCGGCACGAGATCGTGCAGCTCGAACTGCTCAAGCCGAAGATCGCAGTCCTCGACGAGACCGACTCCGGCCTCGACGTGGACGCGCTCCGCGTGGTCAGCGAGGGCGTCAACCGGGTCCGCGACACCGGCGACACCGGCCTGCTGCTGATCACCCACTACACCCGCATCCTGCGCTACATCAAGCCGGACTTCGTGCACGTCTTCGTGGCCGGGCGCATCGTCGAGCAGGGCGGCCCGGAGCTGGCCGACAAGCTCGAGGCCGAGGGCTACGAGCGGTACGTCGCCGGAGCCGGCGCGGCGCGGGCCTGA
- a CDS encoding non-heme iron oxygenase ferredoxin subunit gives MIRICSTGDVPKGTVISADVDGTAIAVVHADDGGFYAVHDECSHAAVALSEGEVSGCTLECWLHGSRFDLRTGEPSGLPATEPVPVYPVEVRDGDIYVSLTPSNGVTR, from the coding sequence ATGATCAGGATCTGCTCGACCGGGGACGTGCCGAAGGGCACCGTGATCAGCGCCGACGTCGACGGCACCGCGATCGCCGTGGTGCACGCCGACGACGGCGGCTTCTACGCCGTCCACGACGAGTGCTCGCACGCCGCCGTGGCCCTCTCCGAGGGCGAGGTGTCCGGCTGCACGCTGGAATGCTGGCTGCATGGTTCCCGTTTCGATTTGCGGACCGGTGAGCCGAGCGGGCTGCCCGCCACCGAACCCGTACCCGTCTACCCCGTCGAAGTCCGCGACGGCGACATCTACGTCAGTCTCACGCCGAGCAATGGAGTGACCCGATAA
- a CDS encoding LysE family transporter, with the protein MSSPVVVSAFLAGLVAGYGVAVPVGAIAVLVLGLTARTSFRVGAAAALGVATADGLYAAVAALGGTVVAGLVAPVADPLRLVAAGVLLALAAHGAWRALRPRTPASTPTRRGLDTPARAFLGVLALTMLNPATVVYFAALVLGRSDAVAPLAAGLFVLGAFLASASWQLFVAAGGSLVGRVLTGPRGRLVTALTSSAIIAALAVTMLLG; encoded by the coding sequence GTGTCGTCGCCCGTCGTCGTGAGCGCCTTCCTCGCCGGCCTGGTCGCCGGCTACGGCGTCGCCGTCCCGGTCGGCGCGATCGCGGTGCTGGTCCTCGGTCTGACCGCGCGCACCTCGTTCCGCGTCGGGGCCGCCGCCGCGCTCGGTGTCGCCACCGCCGACGGGCTCTACGCCGCCGTCGCCGCGCTGGGCGGGACCGTGGTGGCGGGGCTGGTCGCCCCGGTCGCCGACCCGCTGCGGCTGGTCGCCGCCGGGGTTCTCCTCGCCCTCGCCGCCCACGGCGCGTGGCGGGCCCTGCGTCCCCGGACACCTGCGTCGACACCGACGCGGCGGGGCCTGGACACGCCGGCCCGCGCCTTCCTCGGCGTCCTGGCGTTGACCATGCTGAACCCGGCGACCGTGGTCTACTTCGCCGCGCTCGTCCTCGGCCGCTCCGACGCCGTCGCACCGCTGGCCGCCGGACTGTTCGTGCTCGGGGCGTTCCTCGCCTCGGCGAGCTGGCAGCTGTTCGTCGCGGCCGGCGGCAGCCTCGTCGGCCGGGTGCTCACCGGACCCCGGGGCCGGTTGGTCACCGCCCTGACCTCCAGCGCCATCATCGCCGCCCTCGCCGTCACCATGCTGCTCGGTTGA
- a CDS encoding neutral zinc metallopeptidase — protein MELNENARIDTSQVEDRRGSGGGGGLGIPIPVGGGGRGGLIGLVIAVVVALAGGGFGLNAALDGGGSEQGDNTALEQKCNADNALDQLDCRNTLYVNSIQAYWQTALPERFGEPYQATDTVFFSQAVSTGCGNADSGVGPFYCPAERKVYIDLTFYRVLADQLGAAGEFAQPYVLAHEYGHHAQTLLGTEQQVRRQQQRDPDNANALSVKMELQADCYAGAWAKNATGTADASGQKIFTSITEQDINQAIDAAEKIGDDAISERANRPVNPDEFTHGTSEQRRQWFTRGYESGDPKQCDTFSGSV, from the coding sequence ATGGAGCTGAACGAGAACGCGCGCATCGACACCAGTCAGGTCGAGGACCGGCGGGGCTCCGGCGGTGGAGGCGGCCTCGGCATTCCCATCCCGGTCGGCGGTGGTGGGCGGGGCGGCCTGATCGGCCTGGTCATCGCGGTGGTGGTGGCGCTGGCCGGCGGTGGCTTCGGCCTCAACGCGGCGCTCGACGGCGGCGGGTCGGAACAGGGCGACAACACCGCGCTGGAGCAGAAATGCAACGCCGACAACGCCCTCGACCAGCTCGACTGCCGCAACACGCTCTACGTCAACTCGATCCAGGCGTACTGGCAGACAGCGCTGCCGGAGCGGTTCGGTGAGCCGTACCAGGCCACCGACACCGTCTTCTTCAGCCAGGCCGTCTCCACCGGCTGCGGCAACGCCGACTCCGGCGTCGGCCCGTTCTACTGCCCCGCGGAGCGGAAGGTGTACATCGACCTGACCTTCTACCGGGTGCTCGCCGACCAGCTCGGCGCGGCCGGCGAGTTCGCCCAGCCGTACGTGCTGGCCCACGAGTACGGCCACCACGCGCAGACCCTGCTCGGCACCGAGCAGCAGGTGCGCCGCCAGCAGCAGCGCGACCCGGACAACGCCAACGCGCTGTCGGTCAAGATGGAACTCCAGGCCGACTGCTACGCGGGCGCCTGGGCGAAGAACGCCACCGGCACCGCCGACGCCAGCGGGCAGAAGATCTTCACCAGCATCACCGAGCAGGACATCAACCAGGCCATCGACGCGGCCGAGAAGATCGGCGACGACGCCATCTCGGAGCGGGCGAACCGGCCGGTCAACCCGGACGAGTTCACCCACGGCACGTCCGAGCAGCGCCGCCAGTGGTTCACCCGGGGGTACGAGAGCGGCGACCCGAAGCAGTGCGACACCTTCAGCGGCAGCGTGTAG
- a CDS encoding metal-sulfur cluster assembly factor produces the protein MSSEDTATAPTPSPEAAVTPPDGTTTAPSEQAATATGGEGTQTPTATSAGGKAALADIEEAMKDVVDPELGINVVDLGLVYGVHVDDDNVATIDMTLTSAACPLTDEIEAQCRQALCTGPGGGLVADFRINWVWIPPWGPDKITDDGREQLRALGFNV, from the coding sequence ATGAGTTCTGAGGACACCGCGACGGCCCCCACGCCGTCGCCCGAGGCGGCCGTGACGCCGCCCGACGGCACCACGACGGCGCCGTCCGAGCAGGCCGCGACGGCCACCGGCGGGGAGGGCACCCAGACCCCGACCGCCACGTCGGCCGGCGGCAAGGCCGCGCTCGCCGACATCGAGGAGGCGATGAAGGACGTCGTCGACCCGGAGTTGGGCATCAACGTGGTCGACCTCGGCCTGGTGTACGGCGTCCACGTCGACGACGACAACGTCGCCACCATCGACATGACCCTGACCTCGGCGGCCTGCCCGTTGACCGACGAGATCGAGGCGCAGTGCCGGCAGGCGTTGTGCACCGGCCCGGGTGGGGGACTGGTCGCCGACTTCCGGATCAACTGGGTGTGGATCCCGCCATGGGGCCCCGACAAGATCACCGACGACGGTCGGGAGCAGCTCCGCGCCCTCGGCTTCAACGTCTGA
- a CDS encoding HEAT repeat domain-containing protein, with translation MLIGEVARRSGVSARMLRHYDTLGLVRPTGRTVGGYREYSHEDIRRIFHIESLRSLGLSLREVGRALDDPGFRPSDLVDDLIRQTRDRIAGEVELLTRLRRIGAAEPDDWADVLQVVALLQDLGSESADRRQRAALSSVGEFPVPVEALVEAALSEADPNVAGALRWALAQSGDDGLALLAEGLDAPTAEVRRRAVRAVAEIPHDAATDLLRDALTHADLTVRRHAALVLGARGVVEAVPTLVEMIVEGTNDVDAADALSALAGDPALADRIATGLVDRLAPGTSEPAARLRLVQALADVPGSTASDALAALSHDEDRAVALTATYVRTLRDER, from the coding sequence GTGTTGATCGGTGAGGTGGCCCGACGGTCCGGGGTCAGCGCCCGCATGCTCCGGCACTACGACACGCTCGGCCTGGTCCGGCCGACGGGTCGTACGGTGGGCGGCTACCGGGAGTACTCCCACGAGGACATCCGCCGGATCTTCCACATCGAGAGCCTGCGGTCTCTGGGGCTGTCGCTGCGGGAGGTCGGGCGCGCGCTCGACGATCCCGGCTTCCGCCCCTCGGACCTCGTCGACGACCTCATCCGCCAGACCCGCGACCGCATCGCGGGTGAGGTGGAGCTGCTGACCCGGCTGCGCCGGATCGGTGCCGCGGAACCCGACGACTGGGCGGACGTGCTCCAGGTCGTCGCGCTCCTCCAGGATCTGGGTTCGGAGAGCGCGGACCGGCGCCAACGCGCCGCGCTCTCCTCGGTCGGGGAGTTCCCGGTGCCGGTGGAGGCCCTGGTCGAGGCGGCGTTGAGCGAGGCGGATCCGAACGTCGCCGGTGCCCTCCGCTGGGCCCTGGCCCAGTCCGGCGACGACGGACTGGCCCTGCTCGCCGAGGGCCTCGACGCACCGACGGCCGAGGTGCGCCGACGTGCCGTCCGGGCCGTCGCCGAGATCCCGCACGACGCGGCGACCGACCTGCTGCGGGACGCCCTCACGCACGCCGACCTCACGGTCCGCCGGCACGCCGCCCTGGTGCTCGGGGCACGTGGCGTGGTCGAGGCGGTCCCGACGCTGGTCGAGATGATCGTCGAGGGGACGAACGACGTCGACGCGGCCGACGCGCTGAGCGCGCTGGCCGGTGATCCCGCGTTGGCGGACCGGATCGCCACCGGGCTCGTCGACCGCCTCGCTCCCGGTACCTCCGAACCGGCCGCACGCCTACGGCTGGTCCAGGCGCTCGCCGACGTGCCGGGGAGCACGGCGTCGGATGCCCTTGCGGCGCTGTCCCACGACGAGGACCGTGCGGTCGCGCTCACCGCGACCTACGTCCGCACGCTGCGCGACGAACGGTGA
- a CDS encoding group I truncated hemoglobin, with translation MSIYDSIGGAPAVQAALEDFYARVLADPTLVSYFDGVDMRRLKAHQRSFLTAALGGAEIYAGRDMAAAHGRLAVTDEAFDAVVGHLVDTLTGLGVPAETITEIGAELTPLRQEIVTSPAVSPSA, from the coding sequence ATGAGCATCTACGATTCCATCGGCGGAGCACCGGCCGTGCAGGCGGCGCTCGAGGACTTCTACGCCCGGGTACTGGCGGACCCGACGCTGGTCTCGTACTTCGACGGCGTGGACATGCGGCGCCTGAAGGCGCACCAGCGGTCGTTCCTCACGGCGGCCCTGGGTGGGGCCGAGATCTACGCGGGGCGGGACATGGCGGCGGCGCACGGCCGGCTCGCCGTCACCGACGAGGCGTTCGACGCGGTGGTCGGCCACCTGGTCGACACGCTCACCGGGCTGGGCGTACCGGCCGAGACCATCACCGAGATCGGCGCCGAGCTGACCCCGCTGCGCCAGGAAATCGTGACGAGCCCGGCCGTCTCACCATCCGCCTAG
- a CDS encoding HEAT repeat domain-containing protein: MTTPTEDPNVLPALRGLASGDPSVRLRAALAVGTAPDPRFVDPLVERCAVEPEFFVRDMLTWALTRHPSSVTVPKLLDELRSERTQARSQALHTLSKIADRRAWPAITRDLLTDADDGVARAAWRTAVVLVPDGDEPGLAEVLVTQLGRGGRETQLSLSRALVALGETIEPALRAATTHPDPRVRQHAIATERLLEDPDAGFGFAIEEAKRIVALGPTSQEG, encoded by the coding sequence ATGACCACGCCGACCGAGGACCCGAACGTGCTGCCCGCCCTCCGGGGGCTGGCCAGCGGCGACCCGTCGGTGCGGCTGCGGGCGGCATTGGCCGTCGGTACGGCCCCGGACCCACGGTTCGTCGACCCGCTCGTCGAGCGGTGCGCGGTCGAGCCGGAGTTCTTCGTCCGTGACATGCTCACCTGGGCACTCACCCGTCACCCGTCGTCGGTGACGGTGCCGAAGCTCCTCGACGAACTCCGGTCGGAGCGTACGCAGGCCCGGAGCCAGGCGTTGCACACGTTGTCCAAGATCGCGGACCGGCGGGCGTGGCCGGCGATCACCCGGGACCTGCTGACCGACGCCGACGACGGGGTGGCCCGGGCCGCGTGGCGCACGGCGGTCGTCCTCGTACCGGACGGCGACGAACCCGGGCTGGCCGAGGTGTTGGTGACGCAACTCGGGCGCGGCGGGCGGGAGACGCAGTTGAGTCTCAGCCGGGCACTGGTCGCCCTCGGTGAGACGATCGAGCCGGCCCTGCGCGCCGCGACGACGCATCCCGACCCTCGGGTACGCCAGCACGCGATCGCCACGGAACGGCTGTTGGAGGACCCGGATGCCGGATTCGGCTTCGCGATCGAGGAGGCGAAGCGCATCGTGGCCCTCGGCCCGACCAGCCAGGAGGGATGA
- the sufU gene encoding Fe-S cluster assembly sulfur transfer protein SufU has product MQLDQLYQEIILDHYKRPQGRGLRDPQEPGDRVAEAHHVNPTCGDEVTVRVATDGTVLHDISYDGMGCSISQASASVLHELLTGRPADEAFAVHEAFVELLSGRGQVTPDEDVLGDGVAFAGVARYPARVKCALLSWMAFKDAAARAGVGASPEVKA; this is encoded by the coding sequence ATGCAGCTCGACCAGCTCTACCAGGAGATCATCCTGGACCACTACAAGCGCCCGCAGGGCCGCGGCCTGCGCGACCCGCAGGAGCCGGGCGACCGGGTCGCCGAGGCGCACCACGTCAACCCGACCTGCGGGGACGAGGTGACCGTCCGGGTCGCCACCGACGGCACGGTGCTGCACGACATCTCGTACGACGGCATGGGCTGCTCGATCAGCCAGGCGTCGGCGAGCGTGCTGCACGAGCTGCTGACGGGTCGCCCGGCCGACGAGGCGTTCGCCGTGCACGAGGCGTTCGTCGAGCTGTTGTCCGGGCGTGGCCAGGTCACGCCGGACGAGGACGTGCTCGGTGACGGGGTAGCGTTCGCGGGTGTCGCCCGCTACCCCGCCCGGGTCAAGTGCGCGCTGCTGTCGTGGATGGCGTTCAAGGACGCCGCGGCACGCGCGGGGGTGGGCGCGAGCCCGGAGGTGAAGGCATGA
- a CDS encoding DivIVA domain-containing protein — MAQVYRGGRLYGSDLPDRLTPHGVRTREFSPRRRGVDADQVREFQAELADELADLHRQVRLLTEENERLKRALRDWQSMHARHCRPNRGHW, encoded by the coding sequence GTGGCCCAGGTGTATCGAGGTGGCCGGCTCTACGGCAGCGACCTCCCGGACCGGTTGACCCCGCACGGGGTGCGCACCCGCGAGTTCAGCCCGCGTCGGCGCGGGGTCGACGCCGACCAGGTGCGCGAGTTCCAGGCCGAGCTTGCCGACGAGCTGGCCGACCTGCACCGGCAGGTGCGCCTGCTCACCGAGGAGAACGAGCGGCTCAAGCGGGCGCTGCGGGACTGGCAGAGCATGCACGCCCGGCACTGCCGGCCGAACCGGGGGCACTGGTAG
- a CDS encoding winged helix-turn-helix domain-containing protein — protein MPITADYIRIADEIVADIRAKKLKSGDKLPSITQLAATYEVSPSTVKQVYVRLEALRVIWRHQGKGVFVNDPALWMREP, from the coding sequence ATGCCGATTACCGCCGACTACATCCGTATCGCCGACGAGATCGTTGCCGACATCAGAGCCAAGAAGCTCAAGTCGGGAGACAAGCTGCCCTCGATCACGCAGCTTGCGGCGACCTACGAGGTCAGCCCGTCGACGGTCAAGCAGGTCTACGTCCGGCTCGAAGCCCTGCGGGTGATCTGGCGACACCAGGGCAAGGGTGTCTTCGTCAACGATCCGGCTCTCTGGATGCGCGAGCCGTAG
- a CDS encoding TolB family protein gives MRIWLTMTVTAVVVVAAAPPATANGATTTRVSVSTTGDQSNDRSDDPAISADGRYVTFDSDATNLVPDDTNGVSDIFVRDRITGTTTRVSVSTTGDQANGFSRASAISADGRYVAYHSLATNLVPDDTNDEIDVFVRDRATGTTTRVSVSTNGYQANHYSELPAISADGRYITYHSLATNLVPRDTNSAYDVFVRDQIAGTTRRVSVSTAGDQGDRDSFEPAISADGRYVSYTSRASNLVPDDANGDLTDVLVWDRTTGSTRRISVSTGGDQGNDDSFTSALSADGRYVSYASDASNLAPGDTNNATDVFVWNRITGTTRRVSVSTTGNQGDGFSRSPAISADGRYVTYQSLATNLVPDDTNDVTDIFVRDRITGTTRRVSVSTTGDQANHHSELPAISADGRYITYHSLATNLVPDDTNDVTDIFVRHRGGH, from the coding sequence ATGCGAATTTGGCTCACCATGACCGTCACCGCCGTAGTGGTCGTCGCAGCCGCCCCACCGGCCACCGCGAACGGGGCCACCACCACCCGGGTCAGCGTCTCCACCACCGGCGACCAGAGCAACGACCGCAGCGACGACCCGGCGATCAGCGCCGACGGCCGCTACGTCACCTTCGACTCCGACGCCACCAACCTCGTACCCGACGACACCAACGGCGTCAGCGACATCTTCGTCCGCGACCGGATCACCGGCACCACCACCCGCGTCAGCGTCTCCACCACCGGTGACCAGGCCAATGGATTCAGCCGGGCTTCAGCGATCAGCGCCGACGGGCGGTACGTCGCCTACCACTCCCTGGCGACCAACCTCGTACCCGACGACACCAACGACGAGATCGACGTCTTCGTCCGGGACCGCGCCACCGGCACCACCACCCGCGTCAGCGTCTCCACCAACGGCTACCAGGCCAACCACTACAGCGAACTCCCGGCGATCAGCGCCGACGGCCGCTACATCACCTACCACTCCCTGGCGACCAACCTCGTACCCAGGGACACGAACAGCGCCTACGACGTCTTCGTTCGGGACCAGATCGCCGGCACCACCCGCCGCGTCAGCGTCTCGACGGCCGGCGACCAGGGCGACCGGGACAGCTTCGAGCCGGCGATCAGTGCCGACGGCCGCTACGTCAGTTACACCTCACGCGCCTCGAACCTGGTACCCGACGACGCCAATGGCGACCTCACCGACGTCCTCGTCTGGGACCGCACCACCGGCTCCACCCGCCGGATCAGCGTCTCCACCGGCGGCGACCAGGGCAACGACGACAGCTTCACCTCGGCGCTCAGCGCCGACGGCCGCTATGTCAGCTACGCCTCGGACGCCTCGAATCTCGCGCCCGGGGACACCAACAACGCCACCGACGTATTCGTCTGGAACCGGATCACCGGCACCACCCGCCGCGTCAGCGTCTCCACCACCGGCAACCAGGGCGACGGCTTCAGCCGGAGCCCGGCGATCAGCGCCGACGGGCGGTACGTCACCTACCAATCCCTGGCGACCAACCTCGTACCCGACGACACCAACGACGTCACCGACATCTTCGTCCGGGACCGGATCACCGGCACCACCCGTCGCGTCAGCGTCTCCACCACCGGCGACCAGGCCAACCACCACAGCGAACTCCCGGCGATCAGCGCCGACGGCCGCTACATCACCTACCACTCCCTGGCGACCAACCTCGTACCCGACGACACCAACGACGTCACCGACATCTTCGTCCGGCACCGGGGCGGCCACTGA
- a CDS encoding cysteine desulfurase gives MTTITIPAGMPQYDDVPRFDVTAVRADFPILDREVNGHPLVYLDSANTSHKPRQVLDVLVEHYAMHNANVSRSVHTLGTEATEAYEGARAKIAAFVNAPSVDEVVFTKNSTEAINLVAYAFSNASLRADADPRFRLGPGDEVVISEMEHHSNIVPWQLLCERTGATLRWFPVTEHGRLDDSGLEDLVTERTKIVSLVHVSNILGTVNPTSRITQRVREVGALLLWDCSQSAPHMPLDVVDLDADFVVFTGHKMCGPTGIGVLWGRSELLSAMPPVLGGGSMIETVTMAGSTFAAPPARFEAGTPPIAEAVALGAAVDYLTGVGMRAIQWHEKELTAYALDALATVPGLRIFGPAVPVGRGGTISFALGDVHPHDVGQVLDSLGVQVRVGHHCARPVCTRFGVPAMTRASFYLYTTTAEIDALVAGLEQARKVFA, from the coding sequence ATGACCACCATCACGATCCCCGCCGGGATGCCGCAGTACGACGACGTGCCCCGCTTCGACGTGACGGCGGTGCGCGCCGACTTCCCGATCCTCGACCGGGAGGTCAACGGGCACCCGCTGGTCTACCTCGACAGCGCCAACACCTCGCACAAGCCGCGTCAGGTGCTCGACGTCCTCGTCGAGCACTACGCGATGCACAACGCCAACGTGTCGCGTTCGGTGCACACCCTGGGCACCGAGGCCACCGAGGCGTACGAGGGGGCCCGGGCGAAGATCGCCGCGTTCGTCAACGCGCCCAGCGTGGACGAGGTGGTCTTCACCAAGAACTCCACCGAGGCGATCAACCTGGTGGCGTACGCGTTCTCCAACGCCTCGCTGCGCGCCGACGCCGACCCCAGGTTCCGGCTCGGCCCCGGTGACGAGGTGGTGATCTCCGAGATGGAGCACCACTCGAACATCGTCCCGTGGCAGCTGCTCTGCGAGCGGACCGGCGCGACCCTGCGCTGGTTCCCGGTCACCGAGCACGGCCGGCTCGACGACTCCGGCCTGGAGGACCTGGTCACCGAACGGACGAAGATCGTCTCGCTGGTGCACGTGTCGAACATCCTCGGCACGGTCAACCCGACCTCCCGGATCACCCAACGGGTCCGTGAGGTGGGCGCCCTGCTGCTCTGGGACTGCTCGCAGTCCGCGCCGCACATGCCGCTCGACGTGGTCGACCTCGACGCCGACTTCGTCGTCTTCACCGGGCACAAGATGTGCGGGCCGACCGGCATCGGCGTGCTCTGGGGCCGCTCCGAGCTGCTGTCGGCGATGCCGCCGGTGCTCGGTGGCGGCTCGATGATCGAGACGGTGACGATGGCGGGCTCCACGTTCGCCGCGCCGCCGGCCCGGTTCGAGGCGGGCACCCCGCCGATCGCCGAGGCGGTGGCGCTCGGCGCGGCCGTGGACTACCTCACCGGCGTCGGCATGCGGGCGATCCAGTGGCACGAGAAGGAACTCACCGCGTACGCGCTGGACGCCCTGGCGACCGTGCCGGGGCTGCGGATCTTCGGCCCGGCCGTGCCGGTGGGCCGGGGCGGCACCATCTCGTTCGCCCTCGGCGACGTGCACCCGCACGACGTCGGGCAGGTGCTCGACTCGCTCGGCGTGCAGGTGCGGGTGGGTCACCACTGCGCCCGGCCGGTGTGCACCCGGTTCGGGGTGCCGGCGATGACCCGGGCGTCGTTCTACCTCTACACCACCACGGCGGAGATCGACGCCCTCGTGGCGGGACTGGAGCAGGCACGGAAGGTGTTCGCCTGA
- a CDS encoding endonuclease domain-containing protein → MNEVLRDLVERGGGLVTRALATQVVPPWTLQYACATGQLVRVLPEVFAAAHLLSPHPNLPALSRVHPALGHRAVCAWADGRAALSHLSALHVWGLLQQTTGEVLHLSAALNPTIRSRPGVRVHRRRGFVVGLPQVAQRNGLPVTRLDQTLVDSWPLLPPDMRRTPVIRAVNDRHTTPERLRRTLDSTPKLTDRATLRTLLTRLAGGCRSPLEIWGHEHVFTGPGMPPFQRQVRIRIGQRTMYLDVFAERERVNIELDGATTHGDPQQREVDLRRDALLASTGILVVRFAHRRLVHEVDEVRRETLAILASRTDPTTPPLPPSVLSTLR, encoded by the coding sequence GTGAACGAGGTGCTACGGGATCTGGTGGAGCGGGGTGGTGGACTGGTCACCCGCGCGCTGGCGACGCAGGTGGTACCGCCGTGGACGCTCCAGTACGCCTGCGCCACCGGCCAACTGGTACGGGTGCTGCCCGAGGTGTTCGCCGCAGCGCACCTGCTGAGCCCTCACCCCAACCTCCCCGCCCTCAGCCGCGTCCACCCCGCGCTCGGACACCGTGCGGTCTGTGCCTGGGCCGACGGGCGGGCCGCGCTCAGTCACCTCAGCGCGCTCCACGTGTGGGGCCTGCTCCAGCAGACAACCGGCGAGGTCCTGCACCTGAGCGCAGCGCTGAACCCCACCATCCGGTCCCGCCCCGGCGTACGCGTGCACCGACGTCGGGGCTTTGTGGTCGGGCTGCCGCAGGTGGCGCAGAGGAACGGCCTGCCGGTGACCCGCCTCGATCAGACCCTGGTCGACTCGTGGCCCCTGCTGCCACCGGACATGCGACGGACCCCGGTGATCCGAGCGGTCAACGACCGCCACACGACCCCCGAGCGGCTGCGGCGCACCCTGGACAGCACACCGAAACTGACCGACCGGGCTACCCTCCGGACCCTGCTGACCCGGCTCGCCGGGGGCTGCCGCAGCCCGCTGGAAATCTGGGGGCACGAGCACGTCTTCACCGGACCGGGGATGCCACCGTTCCAGCGGCAGGTCCGTATCCGGATCGGCCAGCGCACCATGTACCTCGACGTGTTCGCCGAGCGGGAACGCGTCAACATCGAACTCGACGGCGCCACCACGCACGGCGACCCCCAGCAGCGCGAAGTCGACCTACGGCGGGACGCCCTGCTGGCCTCCACGGGCATCCTGGTGGTCCGCTTCGCCCACCGCCGCCTCGTGCACGAGGTCGACGAGGTACGCAGGGAAACCCTGGCCATCCTCGCCAGCCGGACCGACCCGACGACCCCACCGCTCCCGCCATCCGTGCTCAGTACGCTGCGCTGA